The genomic interval AACCACACATCTTCACTCTATCGTTGATCCTTATTCACACAAAAAAACGAAATAAATTGCAGTATGTGTGCACAGCTCAAACCAGCCTGTACGGTAGTGTTTTTGCGGCCCTCGAACTAACATGCggcccaaaataaaaacacaaaatgacttcaaaaacacaaaaaattcataaaataatacaccaaacaacaacagaaatacacaaaattacacaaaaacacccaggatgactacaaaaatatcaatatatatatacataaaaaaaatttaaaaaaatggaaaatatataacatgacaacaaaaatactcacaaatgactgcaaacactcaatctatatctatatatcaaacaactaaaatacacaaattgacagaaaaaaaaaaacacaaattgagagaaaaataaaaggatatctaacacacacaaaatgactcacctAAGATggctacaaaaaacaacacaaaattgagtgggttgtccagtgaccgaagggttgggggttcaaatcccgctctaaccgagtcattgtcgttgtgtccttgggcaaggcactttacccacattgccttgtatgagtgagtatgaattgtgcatgtattttggtggtggtcagaggggccgtcggcgcgaaatggcagccacgcctctgtcagtctgccccagggcagctgtggctacattgtagcttaccaccactggtatgactgtgtgagtgactggtgtgaatgaataatggtttctgtaacgcactttgagtctcctcgaagaaagcgctgtataaatccaagccattattatcattattattattaactcaactttatttatatagcgcaaattacaacaaagtcatctcagagcatttaacaaaatatagagtctgtagtaaaaaagaaaaaaagaacccagcaaaatccacatgaacaagcatttagcaacagtgggaagaaaaaactccctatttttttatttttttttttactgtattaatattttttgtgtcattataaatactgacataaatgttgataatgtggcccttggatcagacaatcacatttttgtggcccataAAAGTTGCCCGTCTCTGTTTCAGACCCTCTGATATTAATCCCTGTTTAAAGGTGACCAATAAAACACTGAAAGCACTGGTGAGGACAATAATGACGTCATAGACTGATCAGAGTTTCACAAAGTCATGCAATGTGGACACGTGgtacaaaacaagagaaacaaTTAACAGGAAAACTGGTTGAATTTCTAACTACATGGTTTCATGCACTTTGTCAGTCAATGATTAATATTCACAGCTGCTCTGTATTCAATACGCTGCTTCTGTGCCTCTGCAGCACTATGAAGACACCTGCTGGTCATACGTGTCATAGTGTAGCAAAATACGTCATCAGGTGACGTAATGCTGCTCTGggaatttctttttctttatggGGCAAATGCCGACTAAatgtgaagaagaaaaagaagaacaataaaaagaaaaggaacaagaacaagaactggaaaaaagaagaaaaagaagatgtAGTTATATTTACATGATTACATCACAgaaatgttaataaaataaaaccctcTTTAAGGGTAAATGTTAGATGGATATATGACATTTCGACATGTCATATATCCATTCTTGTTGTAAGGGATTACACTTACACTTACAAATTGAATGTTCCAAAAAGGTGTTTTTAAGCAAACTGGGAAGGATGtggaatttttttaatattacgtCTGTAGCACGTACTtaacatgatgaaaaaaaaaattacatgaataaaaatgggTCGATGTATATAATAACAGGGGAgaaatatatacacatatagcAGTGATAGTTGTGGTATGCAGAAAGGTGTAGGtgtgtggatggatgaatgggtggatggatggatggatggatgggtggatggatggatggatggatgaatgggtggatggatggatggatggatggatggatggatggatggatgggtggatggatggatggatggatgcagcAGGTCCTATTTAACATttccatatacagtatttaaataGGCTGTGTTGTATTTGTGCGGTTTGATTGTCTTGATTAGGTGTTAAACCTAGCGCACTACATTTCCCAGAGTTCCGCTGGGCTCCGACCACTGTGTGTGGTGACTGCCACCGGACGGCTGTCGGCGGAAAGCGCAGTAAAACGTGTTCATTATTAGCCTTTTTCCATCCATGCAGAGACAGCTGAACAACCAGCAGCAGCGGTGGCTTTATGAGACATGTAATCTGTGATATCTGCGCGGATGATGAGAGAATAATGTGCCTGGATCCTCCGCTTCCAACATCATGTTCCCCGGAGTTTTCTACGCTCTTCTGGCGGGTTTCCTCGGAGCCGTGGCCTCGTCCTCGGCCAAACTGTCCCTGGGAGCGGACTACCTAAAGGGGGTGTGTGAAACCGGACTCCGGACCTGGGGAGAGCAGCGGAAATTCAGACAGGCGGACGGAACCACTGCCTGTGACCGGGTGAGAGCACCGCATCGCCTCCGTAAAGTAACGCGTTAATTATTAACACAGTGTGAATAATGCAGAGGATTGTTGGGATAGTTTTCTCCACCACTACCTCCATCTCCATCTCCTCcgcatcagcatcagcaccaCCGCAGCATCCCCGAGGGGAGCCTCGTGCTGTCACTGTGCTGCTGAAGGACACTGCAGCTCATGTTATCGCGAGATTTGGGACGAGAGTTCCCAACTGCTGATAGGTCTCAGGTTTGACCTTCTGCAGCAGGCCAACAGGAACCAAAGAcctgtttttatttcaatttatttttattgagcaAAACTACAgaatatacacatataacaaggCACTTGAATGTCATATACAAAgattaaaataacaatagttaGGATTAAATGTTAATGTCAAAACCAGAACAAGGAATCAAATAactgtttattcattttgaatAGCTTTTCTTATGTGTATATGAATGTATTGTTAGGATTCTGCAatttttgcaattaaaaaagaaaaataatactaCACAATTAACCTGTTGATGGTCATAACAAAATTGCATATCCACAGATGTAATAAATTCATGAATTTACTTGCAAAAAATCAGCATTTAAACTATTTCTATTAGACTTACAAGAATACACAGAATCCATCCGGCCTTCATTAAACCCCAAAGTTGTAAAAACTATTGACtacttacatttatttattttgttttgtttatttattcaactgACAAtgcatactaaaaaaaaaaaagaaaatgcttaGAAAACATGTATCTGTGAATATGCAGGATTGTAGCCAAAGCTAATTTCCATCCTTACTCTCATGCTGGACTAAAAGCCAGCCACATTACCTACATAGTACATTTAATTCAACACATAACCAACATCCAAGCTCACTTTCATATACTCttatgtactgtatttattaatttttgtattttgtagcactgacatttttttccatttattgtttgttaatgaaattcaataaaaagtgccattaaaaataaaaggaattaCAGACCTCAAACTAGGACTTACTGTAATGACCCCCATCCTTAaaccaagggttctcaacctcagggtcgcgagacactggcagggagtcgccagatgcctttaagaaatcaagagaaacattttttttaagaatttgagcccatttttgaatatttttacctcttttctgctactacaccaaacttgccatatttgaatctattttcataattttttcatgctatatttttgcttttcggcacattttttccactttcaagacattataaacccttttcccacctaatgtcacatatgttgatactgtctcttttaacctcttttcaccatatttcatgctttttttttgccaatttaaccacattcacgatttgtcatgcccattatttgccagtatAAACTATttcttcctactttttaaattacattgatCCAactctcccatttctgccacttctgccacttctccatcaaatttcaatgccttttctgcacatgatTTAAGTTTAAGTTAATTGTTCCAAAatttacactttgaaccttttttttttctgtttacttttggccactctaatttgcaaatttcaaccaatttccgtggtttttaaaatcccttttcaCCACCGCTTTCACCATTTTTGATTACTTTTAACGCAttttattactgattaaaacaaggattcacATCCTTAAGATGACTACGgcatatactatggtgcaaataatgataaaacGTCACGGATTGTGGTGATTctaatgtaatattaatatgAGTTTTCCTCTACTATCACTCAGCTTCACATCCCCCTGAGGCTGCTGTGTGGTGGGCTGCTCTTCACCTGTAATGCTGTGATGTGGACCTTTCTAGCCAAAGCACTCAGGTACTCTTCATCCTCCACTCGAACTACTGTGACCACCACTGCATCCAACTTCATATCTTCAGTAAGTATTTGTTTCCCTCATTGATTTCAATGATATGCTATTTTAACGCAGTGTTTTTTACCAACATGCTTGGGCTTACATTTTAATCATATAATCATTTCTTTAACCTTctttaataatgaaataatctCTTCTGTTGCAGCAGTGGTTCGCAACCTTTTCAGGCCGCGCCCCCCAAAATGTCTGTGGGGTTaacagaaattcttgataatagaatggggtcacgatccaaaaaaggttgggaaccactgcactaaatagtgtttctttCCTCTTATTTAccaaattagattatttaaaatgtgcgttatcacttgttcattccatcattatgatctatagttgtttttaaatagttttctaagcaaaatgtagtcagacaaaggggggtacttggattcagaaataagagaaaagggggtacttgagcccaaaaagtttgagaactactgATTTAGGGCATATGATATAAACAAactagagcactcagagagcgcagacctccgccaagtacAGCAGGAGGACCGGGcgggacatacacacaatgcactACCCTACCAccactacattacccataagccacagcgcttaaaggagcaggcacattattttttggtattttcacatttttggtaatccagaacaccaccaaaatgtaatcacctgttccttgtcccatgatcaacatttcctgaaaatgtcatccaaatccgttcataacctttcaagttatcttgctaacagacagacagacagacagacagacagacagacagacagacagccagcagggtaaaacataaccttccgctcTGCGTTTCatgcttggcggaggtaaaaATGTACATCTGTATTAAATGTGACTTAAGTCTAATGCAGTGCCACCAAAAAGTATcctcaatttaaatttttaaatcaatcaatcaatcaatcaatctttatttgtatagcgccaaatcataaccaatggtatctcaaggcactttacagtagagcagtcttaaggacggactcttcattttatggatacacacatatgcatatatacgtatatacacatacatatgtatcccacacccaacatgaattcatcatggcggcaaggaaaaccttctgttaagcagcaggaaccttgtgtggatcccattcctatgatgaacagccatccacgttatgctgtgttgggtgtgtgcagaggaaagggtggagacagagccgctgagtctctgtaactccacactgaggatcccacggacctgcaagacaaaagccagaaggagtacaggagcaaacacacaagggagtaagcagacatagagggagtgtttgaaagaggaatgggaccctctccggtccctctctaacctaaatgacctctctcttaacgccctctccaacctctctccaaccgagcatgccagaccccccccccggcagtctatgcctattgcatcttaattatgagctatgagctggttcctaactaaaagctttatcaaagaggaatgttttgagcctaaccttaaaggtagagagggtgtctgccccccgaaccgtggttggtagatggttccagagaagtggggcctgataactgaaagctcttcctcctatactacttttagagatgaatggaacaacgagtagtccagcattttgagagcgtagtgttctggggggattgtatggcactacaagctccttgagatagactggtgcctgtccatttagggctttataagtgagaagaagaatcttgaattctattctatattttatgggaagccaatgcagagaggctaatacaggagtaatgtgatctcttctcctagttttagtcagtacacgtgctgcagcattttgaaccagctgaagtgtcttaagcgacttgctcgggcagcctgctaaaagagaattacaataatccagtctagaggtaacaaaagcatggactagtttttcggccaCTAGTctattttatgtgatttttttttttgcctttaagTGACCTTTATGTATGGAAACCacaagatttaaatatttacattattataaaAAGTTGAATTGGCTAAAGTCTTAATATTGTTTTCCTGATTATATCATGTGCTGTCTTTATGCGTTGTTGATTTATCAATAATCCTAATTGTATAAAGAGATAACATGTCTTCTTTTGCAGGCTTTTCTGGGCCAGTTGATTTTCGGGGAAGCCCAGATAACCCTGTGGTGGGTCGGGATCTCTTTGACTTTCACCGGGTTGTTGGTTCTGCAAAGGGTTTCACCGCAGGACAGACAACAGAACGAGATCATCAAGAGAGACGACTAATGCATTGTCTCGTCTCTTACAAATTGTGAAACGTGGCGAACAATTAGGAATGTTAACTGCTGTTTAAAAAGCTACCACTATAGGTCTACAATGAAAGAAGTTCATATTCTAGGCATGTAAACTGTGATTCCACTGTGAATAGGAGAACAAATGGCTTTCTTGATATCAAGATCTTAGCTTTCCAGAACAATTTTATGCAAAGCATGCTTTTAAAGCCTAACTGGCTTGAAGCTGAAACCTCGATCACGTCtgcaaaaagtcaaaaatcacCTTTGTTTAATGGCTTATGTAAATTCTAAAGTAAAACTAGCTTCACGTTGATTATGGAAAGATCGCACGTTACCTTATTATTTCACAAAAGCTGTTAATAAATGCAAAACACTGTACTCATTTTAACAAGAAGAAATAGCATTTATGCCACTGTCAAGTCTGTAGAGTAAAAATGATgctaggttagcttagcaaggAAAGGGTAATTTAGCTAGCTTAGCATCGCATAGCATAGTATAAAAGTGTTTATAAAGCAACAAAGTTCCTGCTTCCCACgcattaatgtttttaaattttattttagacTCTTAGAGAACAGAACAGCTGGAatcataaatatttgttttagtagTTCCATGTTTAGCCAGGACTAAATAGTGATGATTCATGCTAACGTAAAGTCTCGTTTAAAGGATGCTCGCCTTAACCTTCACAAAAACCATTTCCTATTTTTTTGGGACTTTTTCTGCTTTATCCATTCAGAACACTTAATATTGTGTTAGTTTGTTACAGTTTTGATCAAGCAAGGCTAGGTTTAATGCTTTTACCCTTACGGTTTAAGCTAACCATGTCTCAGCTGCTAATTCATGTTTTGTGCACAAATATGGAGGCTGTTTGTGTCTCAGTAGCACACTTTTTCATTTAGacaggaaatatttttttttatagataagAAATTTTGAGCATTCTCACTGTACATAAAGAAAGATGGACTTTGGCAGAAGTTTATGAGCATTGCACCACCAACTTCAAAGGTAGTGATGCTACCATCTTGTTTTCCTCAAGCTAGCtatcatatttatttgttttattcatttgttttcggacacggactgtaaacatcTTACACTAATGTTGCATTTGATGATGCATGCTAAAGGCAGTGAACCTAAACACTTGGAATGCACAAACTCAAAAGTCATAATCCTAGTAATGTAGCATTAGGGGGCTGGTTAAAACAGCTTCTTAGCCTGGATGTACATTTTTGCCTTCTTTGGATATCTTGAATCCTAATTTAATATGTAATCACGTGACAATTACACTTTCTATTTCAGAGGCAGCTGAACTTACATTATGTATGATTCCATGTGCAGCATTATGCTTCTACCAAAGCCTCAACTCCCATAAATACAGTAACACCAAGCATCCTATAGCGTTAGTCtacaacagggttggggtcatttacatttttcagtgaccaatgttcaattacaatccgATTAAAATTacagtgacctgcattttttcaaattacaattaaattacaattattttgtatcctcagaaagtcaattacaattatattctcaatgactaaagttaAACTACAATCAATCTcagttactgagcctgaaataaataacctcataaaagtCCTCggtaacattttacttgaagttttattccTAAGGGCTGACATTACGCCGTCactattatgacatgacacatgtcattagcatgactAATGtatcataaaggctgtcattatgaGTCGTTCGATACCCTAACCTTAAcacttcgttaccctaacccctaaaccctacctaacctgactagatccctccacataacccaaaaaatgccaacatagctccaaaggtgtcataatttagcaaacaacacttaatgacagccttcacaacaccttattcatgctaatgacagcgtaatgtcagccttatgtataaagcttcaagtaaagtgttaccaactcttcctctgttagcatctcttatcataatgggtcctaaattagctgtgaaatacactaaaaatatatgtatttcaCTTCATTTCTTTCCTAGCTATTgattactttgttaggcttcataatcaatgaaaatataggttttaagaTTTTAGGTgagggtgtctgagcctttttcgtgtcagtgtacccctagatttgagttttttggggggttttttatagtaaaatgtg from Gouania willdenowi chromosome 11, fGouWil2.1, whole genome shotgun sequence carries:
- the tmem42b gene encoding transmembrane protein 42, whose product is MFPGVFYALLAGFLGAVASSSAKLSLGADYLKGVCETGLRTWGEQRKFRQADGTTACDRLHIPLRLLCGGLLFTCNAVMWTFLAKALRYSSSSTRTTVTTTASNFISSAFLGQLIFGEAQITLWWVGISLTFTGLLVLQRVSPQDRQQNEIIKRDD